CCGCACGCCGGAGATGAAGGGGTCGTCGGACTTCACCTTGGACACCAGCTCGCGCAAGGCCGGGTCGAGGTCGATGCCTTCGATGTCGACCGCCAGGCGCGGCGGGCTGGTCACGAAGATCTGCTTGGTGGTCAGCGAGGCGTCCGACTCGATGGTGACCCGCGTGTATTCGGTCGCGGGCCAGACGCGCACCGCGAGGATGCTCGCGCCGCGCGCGATCTGGGCGCTGCCGAGCATCAGCAGCACAGTGCCGGCACGCAGCGCGCCGCGACGGGTGAGGGCGGCCGGTCCGCCGGGGGCGGCGCGGGTGGGGCGTTGGCGTTTCATGGCTGCTGATTTGGTTGCGACGGGCTCGACGCGTCGGCGGCGGCCAGTCGGCGCAGCATGGCGGCGCCTAGGGTGGTGTTGGCGGTGACGAGCACCTGGCGGGCGTCGTCTTCGGGGCCGCTGCTGATGGCGATGTCGAGGTCGGGCCGCGGCAGCACGCCTTCGGCCTTTTCTGGCCATTCGGCAAGCTTGAGCCCCGGGCTGGCGAAGATGTCGCGAAAGCCCGCATCCTCCCATTCGCGGGGGTCGTCGAAGCGATAGAAGTCGAAATGCCAGACGGGCCAGCCCACCCCGTCGGCGGCGGCCTCGTGCGGCTCCACCACCGCGTAGGTCGGGCTCTTGATGCGGCCGGCCACGCCGAGGGCGCGCAGCAGATGGCGCACGAAGGTGGTCTTGCCGGCGCCGAGGTCGCCGTGCAGGGCGATGAAGGCATCGCGCACCTCGGCCATGGCGGCCAGCCGGGCAGCGAAAGCCTGGGTGTCGCCCTCGTCGGCCCAGGCCATGAGCAGGGTGAGGGGCGTTCCGGTTCCTACAATCCCGGGGTGGTCATCGGCAGCAGTCAACTCGTCTCTCGGATTCAGGGATGGGCTCGCGAAATGGGATTCTCCCAAATCGGCGTGGCCGGTGTCGACCTGTCCGGCGCCGAACAGGGCCTTCTCGACTGGCTGGCCCATGGATTCCACGGCGAGATGCACTACATGGCGGCGCACGGGCTGCGACGCGCCCGGCCGGCCGAACTGGTGCCGGGCACCGTCAGCGTGCTCACCGCGCGTATGGATTACCTGCCGAGGGACACGGCGGCCGACTGGCAGGCAGTGGAGTTCGCGCGACTGTCGCGGCCGGACGAAGGCATCGTCTCGGTCTATGCCCGTGGGCGGGACTATCACAAGGTGCTGCGCAGCCGGCTGCAGCGGCTGGCCGAGCGCATCGGCGAAGCGGTGGGGCCGCTCGGCCACCGCGTGTTCACCGACTCCGCGCCGGTGTTGGAGGCCGAGCTCGCCGCTCGCAGCGGCCAGGGCTGGCGTGGCAAACACACCCTGGTGCTCGACCGCCAGGGCGGCTCGATGTTCTTTCTGGGCGAGATCTACCTCGACCTCGCGCTGCCCGCGACCGCGCCGGTCAGCGCGCATTGCGGCAGCTGCAGCGCCTGCATGGCCATCTGCCCGACCCAGGCCATCGTCGCACCGGGCCGGCTGGACGCGCGGCGCTGCATCTCCTACCTCACCATCGAGCACGCCGGATCGATTCCGGTCGAGCTGCGCCCGCTCATCGGCAACCGCATCTACGGCTGCGACGACTGCCAGCTGGCCTGTCCCTGGAACAAGTTCGCGCGGCCGTCGACGTTGGCCGACTTCGATGCGCGTCCGGGTCTGCAGGGCGAGCCGCTGGCGGCGCTGATGGCGTGGAGCGAGGCGGAGTTTCTGCGCCGCACCGAGGGCGGGCCGATCCGGCGCATCGGCCATGCGCGCTGGCTGCGCAATCTGGCGGTGGGCATGGGCAACGCCTTGCGCTCCCCCCTGGCCGAAGCATCGAAAGCGGCCATGCGTGTCGCGCTGGGCCAGCGGCTCGACCATGCCGACCCCGTGGTCCGCGAGCACGTGGCCTGGGCGCTGGAAGCAAGCTCAGACCCAGGGCAGCAGTGACAGCGCGAAGGGCAGGCTGATCACGCCGGCGATCGTCGACAGCGTTACCAGCCCGGCTACGTACGGCCCGTTGTAGCCCATGCGCGCGGCCAGCACGTAGCAGCTCGACGCGGTGGGCAGCGCCGAGAACATCAGCAGCACCTTGGCTTGCGTCGGCTCCAGCCGCAGCAGGTGGGCGAAGCCCACGGCGGCCAGCGGCGAGACGAGGTGCCGGATCAGCAGCATCGCGCTGCCCAGCAGCATGCCGCCCGACATGGCCGAGAACTGCATGCCGGCGCCCGCGCACAGCAGCCCCAGCGCCAGCGCTGCCGCGCCGATGCGCGACACCGCCGGGGCGATCAGGTCCGGAATGGAAAAGCCCGCGAAGTTGAAGGCCAGCGCCGCGCAGGTGCCCACGATGAGCGGATTGCGCGCCAGCGACGCCAGCACGCCATGCCCGCCCTGCCGCGCCATGGGCCAGACCGCGGCGATGTTGTAGAGCGGCACGCCGACACCGATCAACACGGCGATCGCCTGGCCGCCCGCCGGGCCGGCGAGACGCTCAGCCAAGGCCAGCGCCACGTAGGAGTTGAACCGGAACGCCACCTGCGCACTGGCGGCGGCGTCGCGCCGGTCGACATGGCGGCCGAGCCAGGGCAGGTGCGGCACCGCATAAGCCAGCGCGATGCCGACCAGGCCGGTGAGCACGCCGGCGCAGACCATGCCGGAGGCAGCGCGCAATTCCAGCGGGCTCTTGGCGATCGACTGGAACAGCAGAACAGGGAAAAGAAAGTAATAGACCAGGGTTTCGGCCTGTTGCCACAACGGACGGCCAAGGCCTGTAAACCGGCAAAGCAGATAACCGCAAAGGATGAGCGAAAAATCAGGAAAAAGGAGCTGCGCGTAATTCACCGATCGAGGATATCAGCGGTTTCCTCCGGGTTTTCCCCAGGGCGAGCACTCACATGGATCTATCGAGGAGCATTTAATCCCGATTAGCATTCCCTCTCGATTTCATCTACCGGCATATCAGGAGGAGATTCCATGCACCGACGACAACTTGCCGCGTTTGCCGGCCTCATGCTCGCAGCGGCAAGCTCGGGCGCATTCGCCCAAAGCACCTATCCGAACAAGCCGATCCACCTGGTGGTTCCGTTTGCGCCGGGTGGTACGACCGACATCATCGCCCGCGTGGTGGCCGACCCGCTGAGCCGGGTGCTGGGACAGCCGGTGCTGGTCGAGAACAAGGCCGGCGGCGGTGGCTTGGTGGGCGCGCAGGACACCGTGCGGTCGGCACCCGATGGTTATTACCTGGGCCTGGCGACGGTGTCGAGCACAGCCTCGGCGCCGGCGATCAATCCCAAGACGCCTTACAACCCCATCACCGATTTCACCCCGATCATCAACATCGCGGCCACGCCGAACATCATCGCGGTCAACCCCTCCTTTCCGGCCAAGGACTATGCGGCCTTCGCTGCCGAATTGAAGAAGTCGCCGGGCAAGTATTCGTACGCCACCTCGGGCACCGGCGGCATCGGCCACCTGCTGATGGAGCTCTACAAAAGCCTGACCGGCACCTTCGTCACCCACATTCCCTATCGTGGTGCCGGCCCGGCGCTCAACGACGTGGTGGCCGGCCAAGTGCCGATGATCTTCGACAACCTGCCCTCGGCCCTGCCGTTCGTGAAGGAAGGACGCCTGGTGCCCATCGTGGTGTCGGCGCCGCAGCGCCTGGCGGCATTGCCCAATGTGCCGACCTTCAAGGAAGTCGGCCTGGAGCCGGTCAACCGCCTGGCTTATTACGGCATCCTCGGCCCCAAGAACATGCCCAAGGAAATCGTCGACAAGATCAATGCCGGCGTGAAGAAAGTGCTGGAAGATCCGGCGGTGCGCAAGCGCATCGAAGACACCGGCTCGCTGATCGTCGCCAACACGCCCGAGCAGTTCGCCGCCGAAATCAAGGCCGAATTCGATATCTACAAGAAGGTGGTGCAGACCCAGAAACTCACCCTGGACTGAGCCCGCACAACGATTTTGCAAAAGCCGCGGCCCGCCAGGCCGCGGCTTTTTGTTGGGGCGAACGCCGATGCAAGTCGCCCACCGGAATCAGGGCTTGGGAATGCGGTAAAAGATCTTGCTGACGATCTGCCACCGGCCGTCGATTTTGAGCAGGTTGAAAAAATCGATGAACTGTTGGGTGAGGTAATCGATCGTCAAACTCGCCGATGCAGCGGTGCCGCGAATATCGATGTAGTCGATCGACACCGTGCGCTTCTGCAGTACGCTGCGCTGGATCTACGGTGGATTCGACCGATATCGCACTGGTGTAGCCGTGCGCCGGAAACTTGCCGCCGATGACGGTATAAGCCAGGCGCCCGTGTTGCGGCTCGAAGGCGGTAAGCGTTTCCTGCAGTGTTTTGCCGTCGAAGAATTCGAGTTGCCGGATGGCGCCCGGCAGCTTGTCGGTGCCGGCCGTGATGCGAGTGCGGGCGATGCCTGGATACCAGTCCTCGAGCCGGCCGCAGTTCGAAAAGTTTCCAGGTTTGCGCGGCGGGCAGGGGAATATTGGCCGAACGCTCGACGCTGGCTTCATCGGCCAGCGCCGGGGAGTCAAGAAACAGTGGAGTGGAAACCATGATCGAGGCGGGCTGCTAAGGTCACGGCGATGAATTGCCCGGTCGCGCCACAAAATCGACTCCGCATCGACGCCTTCGTGGACGCCATGTGGCTGGAGGACGGCCTGTCGCCCAACACCCTGGCCGCCTACCGCCGGGACCTGACGGGTTACGTCGTCTGGCTTGATGCCGCCATGCCCGGCGTACGTATCGACGCCACCGCCGAGCATCACCTGCAGGCCTACATGGCCGCGCAGTTCGGCACCAGCAAGCCGAGCACCGCGAATCGTCGTCTGACGGTGCTGCGCCGGTATTTCCACTGGGCGATGCGCGAAGGCGCCGTGCAGCGCGACCCGACATTGCGGCTGCTGCCGGCCAAGGGGCCGGTTCGCTCCCCGGCGACCTTGTCGGAAGCGCAGGTCGAGGCACTGCTCCAGGCGCCCGACACCACCACCGCGCTGGGCCTGCGCGACCGCGCGATGCTGGAATTGCTCTACGCGAGCGGCCTGCGGGTGAGCGAGCTGATCGGGGTGCGGCTGTTCGAGGTCTCGATGAACGACGGCGTGGTGCGGGTGACCGGCAAGGGATCCAAGGAGCGGCTGGTGCCTTTCGGCGAGGTCGCGCGCGACTGGCTGGTGCGCTATCTCTCCGGCTCGCGGCCCGAGCTGCTGGCCGGTCGGCAGAGCGACGATCTCTTCGTCACGGCCAGGGAGGGGGCTGCCATGCAGCGCATGAACTTCTGGCTGATCGTGCGCCGTTATGCCCTGGCCGCTGGCATTCACACCAAGCTGTCGCCGCATACGGTGAGACATGCCTTTGCCACCCACCTGCTCAACCACGGCGCCGACCTGCGCTCGGTGCAGTTGCTGCTCGGCCATGCCGACATCTCGACCACGACCATCTACACCCATGTGGCACGGGAACGCTTGAAGACGCTGCACGGCGCCCACCATCCGCGCGGCTGATTTTCGACGCGCCCGTATCATCCGGCCTCCCGTCCCCCGATCGGGCGCCTGGGCCGGGGCCACGTCTTGCGGCCGGCCCAGGCTCCACGCCCGACCCCAGTTTTCAGTTCCGTTCCATGAAGAAGCTGCTTTCCTCCGTGTTTTTGCTGGGTGCCGCGTTCGCCGCATCGGCCCAGGCTCCCCAGGGCTATCCCAACCGTGCGATCCGCATCGTCGTCGCCTATCCGGCCGGTGGTGTCAGCGACAACGTCGCCCGTTCGCTGGCCGATCGTCTCGCCGGGCCGCTGGGCGTGCCCGTGGTGGTCGAGAACAAGGCAGGCGCCAGCGGCGGCATCGGCATGGATGCCGTGGCCAAGGCGGCGCCGGACGGCTACACGATCGGTTTTTCGGCGATCAGCCCGCTGGTGCTCAACCCACACCTGGGCCCCACGCCCTTCGACCCCTTGAAGGACATCGCCCCGGTGGCCAGCGTGATGTATTCGCCCGTGGTGGTGCTGGGCACCTCGGCCCTGGCCGCGCGCGACTTTCGCAGCCTCATCGGATTTGCCAGGAGCCATCCCGGTGAAGTGCGCTGGGCGACCTCGGGCAACGCGTCGCTGGGTCATCTGATGCTGGCGCAGCTCACCGCCGCGGCCAACGTGACCATCACCCATATTCCCTACAAGGGCGGCGGCCAGCAGCTCAACGATGCCCTGGGTGGGCAGTTCGAGGTGCTGTCGACCAACGCGGCGCCGGCCATCGCGGCACAGGCGAAGCAGGGCAAGCTGGTGCCGCTGGCAGTCGGTGCGCCGTCCCGGCTGGGAAGCTTGCCCGATGTGCCGACGCTCGGCGAATTGGGGTATGGCTCGGCCAATCTGTCGTCGGTCTTCGGGATCTTCGCGCCGGGGCGCACGCCGGCGGCTGTGGTCCAGCGCCTGAACGCCGAGATCAACCGCATCCTGGCTAATCCCGAATTTCGCAATCAACTGCTGGCGGCGGATAACGTTGCTACGACGATGACGCCCGAAGAGTTTGGGCGTGAGATCGCTTCGGAGTCGGCCAGCAATGGGCGGATCATTCGGGCGGCTGGGATCAAGGCTGAATGAGATAGAGGCTCTCGCTTCTTGTTCGCCTCGTTCTCGTCGTGCGGCACTTTTCGGGGGTGGGCGCGTCCTGCCTGGCCGGCTTTTATTTGCTTCTTTTCTTCTACTGGTCGTAGGGTGGAGCTGGGGGCTTGCGCGCCCCCAGACCCGCGGTAACTTTCTTTCCGCGGAAAGAAAGTCACCAAAGAAACGCTAAGACGAGCTCGAGGCTCGGTCGAGCCATTGCTTCGCTCGGCCTCGGGAATGTGCCTTCGAACGCTCTAGCGGCAACAGTTTGGACAAGGGTCGATCCAGAGCCATGGCCCCTGCTTCGCAGGGTCAAGGCTGAGAGGGTAAGGACAGTTGACCGCACTGAGCACAGCGA
The nucleotide sequence above comes from Xylophilus sp. GOD-11R. Encoded proteins:
- the xerD gene encoding site-specific tyrosine recombinase XerD, encoding MNCPVAPQNRLRIDAFVDAMWLEDGLSPNTLAAYRRDLTGYVVWLDAAMPGVRIDATAEHHLQAYMAAQFGTSKPSTANRRLTVLRRYFHWAMREGAVQRDPTLRLLPAKGPVRSPATLSEAQVEALLQAPDTTTALGLRDRAMLELLYASGLRVSELIGVRLFEVSMNDGVVRVTGKGSKERLVPFGEVARDWLVRYLSGSRPELLAGRQSDDLFVTAREGAAMQRMNFWLIVRRYALAAGIHTKLSPHTVRHAFATHLLNHGADLRSVQLLLGHADISTTTIYTHVARERLKTLHGAHHPRG
- a CDS encoding nuclear transport factor 2 family protein, translated to MSIDYIDIRGTAASASLTIDYLTQQFIDFFNLLKIDGRWQIVSKIFYRIPKP
- the queG gene encoding tRNA epoxyqueuosine(34) reductase QueG, with protein sequence MGFSQIGVAGVDLSGAEQGLLDWLAHGFHGEMHYMAAHGLRRARPAELVPGTVSVLTARMDYLPRDTAADWQAVEFARLSRPDEGIVSVYARGRDYHKVLRSRLQRLAERIGEAVGPLGHRVFTDSAPVLEAELAARSGQGWRGKHTLVLDRQGGSMFFLGEIYLDLALPATAPVSAHCGSCSACMAICPTQAIVAPGRLDARRCISYLTIEHAGSIPVELRPLIGNRIYGCDDCQLACPWNKFARPSTLADFDARPGLQGEPLAALMAWSEAEFLRRTEGGPIRRIGHARWLRNLAVGMGNALRSPLAEASKAAMRVALGQRLDHADPVVREHVAWALEASSDPGQQ
- a CDS encoding AEC family transporter, whose amino-acid sequence is MNYAQLLFPDFSLILCGYLLCRFTGLGRPLWQQAETLVYYFLFPVLLFQSIAKSPLELRAASGMVCAGVLTGLVGIALAYAVPHLPWLGRHVDRRDAAASAQVAFRFNSYVALALAERLAGPAGGQAIAVLIGVGVPLYNIAAVWPMARQGGHGVLASLARNPLIVGTCAALAFNFAGFSIPDLIAPAVSRIGAAALALGLLCAGAGMQFSAMSGGMLLGSAMLLIRHLVSPLAAVGFAHLLRLEPTQAKVLLMFSALPTASSCYVLAARMGYNGPYVAGLVTLSTIAGVISLPFALSLLPWV
- the tsaE gene encoding tRNA (adenosine(37)-N6)-threonylcarbamoyltransferase complex ATPase subunit type 1 TsaE, encoding MTAADDHPGIVGTGTPLTLLMAWADEGDTQAFAARLAAMAEVRDAFIALHGDLGAGKTTFVRHLLRALGVAGRIKSPTYAVVEPHEAAADGVGWPVWHFDFYRFDDPREWEDAGFRDIFASPGLKLAEWPEKAEGVLPRPDLDIAISSGPEDDARQVLVTANTTLGAAMLRRLAAADASSPSQPNQQP
- a CDS encoding tripartite tricarboxylate transporter substrate binding protein, whose protein sequence is MKKLLSSVFLLGAAFAASAQAPQGYPNRAIRIVVAYPAGGVSDNVARSLADRLAGPLGVPVVVENKAGASGGIGMDAVAKAAPDGYTIGFSAISPLVLNPHLGPTPFDPLKDIAPVASVMYSPVVVLGTSALAARDFRSLIGFARSHPGEVRWATSGNASLGHLMLAQLTAAANVTITHIPYKGGGQQLNDALGGQFEVLSTNAAPAIAAQAKQGKLVPLAVGAPSRLGSLPDVPTLGELGYGSANLSSVFGIFAPGRTPAAVVQRLNAEINRILANPEFRNQLLAADNVATTMTPEEFGREIASESASNGRIIRAAGIKAE
- a CDS encoding tripartite tricarboxylate transporter substrate binding protein BugE, which produces MHRRQLAAFAGLMLAAASSGAFAQSTYPNKPIHLVVPFAPGGTTDIIARVVADPLSRVLGQPVLVENKAGGGGLVGAQDTVRSAPDGYYLGLATVSSTASAPAINPKTPYNPITDFTPIINIAATPNIIAVNPSFPAKDYAAFAAELKKSPGKYSYATSGTGGIGHLLMELYKSLTGTFVTHIPYRGAGPALNDVVAGQVPMIFDNLPSALPFVKEGRLVPIVVSAPQRLAALPNVPTFKEVGLEPVNRLAYYGILGPKNMPKEIVDKINAGVKKVLEDPAVRKRIEDTGSLIVANTPEQFAAEIKAEFDIYKKVVQTQKLTLD